The Hypomesus transpacificus isolate Combined female chromosome 3, fHypTra1, whole genome shotgun sequence genome has a window encoding:
- the dusp23b gene encoding dual specificity protein phosphatase 23b, protein MLSSPPSNFSWVEPQKLAGMAFPRMPSDYRYLFDNGIKHLVCLCERKPPHYDTCPGVTLHHINITDFCPPTPDQIQRFLSIVEESNTKGEGVAVHCMHGHGRTGTMLACYLVKTRKMTGIDAINEIRRLRQGSIETHEQEKAIVQFYQRIK, encoded by the exons ATGTTGTCTTCACCTCCGTCAAACTTTTCCTGGGTGGAACCTCAGAAGTTGGCGGGAATGGCTTTCCCCAGAATGCCGTCAGACTATCGCTATCTATTCGACAATGGCATAAAACATCTGGTCTGTTTATGTGAACGAAAACCACCTCACTACGACACCTGTCCAGGGGTGACACTGCACCACATAAATATAACAGACTTCTGTCCGCCTACTCCAGACCAAATTCAGAGGTTTCTTTCAATCGTGGAGGAGTCCAACACTAAAGGCGAG GGCGTAGCTGTGCACTGCATGCATGGGCATGGGAGGACCGGGACCATGCTAGCCTGCTATCTGGTGAAGACCAGGAAAATGACTGGGATCGATGCCATCAATGAGATCCGCAGGCTGCGTCAAGGGTCCATAGAAACGCACGAGCAGGAGAAGGCTATAGTACAGTTTTATCAACGCATCAAATAG
- the LOC124488949 gene encoding afadin, with product MPEEEDWQKLANVILHWNSNRLDLFEISQPSKSLEFQGVMRFSLEDRTTGNFATKCLRVCSSSTTREVIETLLEKFRPDMKMLSTPYCLYEVHSGKERKLDLKEKPLVVQLHWNTDNREGRFVLRNDQDILLEANCHERKDKGGMIQNFKRTLSRKEKKKKERSTDADLNTKTEGLSSGKEYGNLLFPVTHKQVFSLLKTLKNYNSLWGSNSETTVSKIISYIYVHCHDKLSLCNLTAHFLHSSAPIWCLCVTAEDSFLSAVINYTNSSTIHFKLSPAYILYMAGRYELKRHGRSDSPFPPEQAHKVSSLVNKMVNLTESVIQKQQVMAGALVFWMANISEFLNFIKLDKDLSLVTQQAQDALAHLVHKAFKSLVYCLQMDLKKHMTGFLIDPEREDQLPGIEGVVNTLTATMSLLRRSRVNPALTIQLFSQLFHFISAWLFNRLLSVEASTLGLRSHYWGAALRQRLTAIEDWAERQGLELAADCHLGRILQATMLLTMNKYSMQDAKDIQKATFKLNSLQLKKLMNSYLYATKEPLIPPGLIDSVVAQAKVSADELLHSEGRDLELEESLDLQLPFLLPDGGYSCDTVQGIPHGFREFLEPICRKGLCTLISLPHSNGLWTVFFAGASTPSSGSVNLPVGRDPEVVIITLKKPLNCGMGVSIVAAKGAGHGNLGIYVKSIVKGGSAEMDGRLAAGDQLLSVDGQTLVGISQERAAGIMMKTGPVVTLQVAKLGACFHGLDALLYQPPSKKTMDGSHQSISTPNEKSPVLNIGVDLSTSGLWGAQHGAGRRRQEQLLLKNRQLYRSNPNMIAVVSHEREPADPVEIQGQILAVSTHDICFDESLREYQTLPAPRSQDRKAPAKHERQLQSPRVTFSPLEEYIPDRRAYMRIGNALKFTFGYFPPKRHAHSQDNLCVETVAPLVEKPQGQTRGRMSHQASVPVRSCISTHDLRLKLPPAARHHQSNRQSGSGYWRTPAIQNPVTSIQPIRIDIPATRPIDTHPPLTTFRQNPTLLTMTLSQSSNGDEKTQLINQGMSFQNHAGPSSPNQKLPQASVKSQPLQQQPSIYQEQQNRAPTVLFPPKQTSPLKPSPQQQPGVISPNQQNLFSDLHRELSGCSGLSPDPWKRAAREALEKQQRLQVVALLERELRELQAKAQHTPEEKDRLRRVDLEWQFQKRLQEFQQNGHDEEEEEEDRDVRMIMQQLEVEDKTQLQGKDPCKLQQHIDENTNPSREDKKITSSGMKNFCFILTYIFVVSYCENMACSICVNSTVSFTMFCLTFLGMDKGYNGSDKLDLHTMKPEE from the exons ATGCCTGAAGAGGAGGACTGGCAGAAATTGGCAAATGTTATCCTGCACTGGAACAGCAACAGGCTTGACTTGTTTGAAATAAGTCAGCCAAGTAAA AGTTTGGAGTTCCAAGGCGTAATGCGCTTCTCCTTGGAGGACCGCACCACGGGGAACTTTGCCACCAAGTGTCTGCGAGTCTGCAGCAGCTCCACCACCCGTGAGGTCATAGAGACCCTTCTGGAGAAGTTCCGACCAGACATGAAGATGCTGTCCACACCGTACTGTCTGTATGAGGTTCACTCTGGGAAGG AGCGTAAACTTGACCTGAAGGAGAAGCCTTTAGTTGTGCAGTTACACTGGAACACTGACAACAGAGAAGGACGCTTTGTCCTGAGGAACGATCAGGACATTCTCCTAGAG GCTAACTGCCATGAGAGGAAGGACAAGGGGGGAATGATACAGAACTTCAAGAGGACACTGTCacggaaggagaagaagaagaaggagaggagcacaGATGCAGACCTCAACACCAAGACTGAGGGCCTGTCTTCAGGAAAAGAGTATGGCAATCTTCTAtttcctgtcacacacaaacaagttttCTCTCT attgaaaacactgaaaaaCTACAACTCCCTTTGGGGGTCAAATTCAGAGACAACTGTGAGTAAAATTATTAGCTATATCTATGTCCATTGTCATGACAAACTGTCTCTTTGCAACCTCACAGCCCACTTCCTCCACTCTTCTGCCCCCATCTGGTGTCTCTGTGTCACAGCTGAAGATTCCTTCCTGTCAGCAGTCATCAACTATACCAACAGCTCCACCATTCACTTCAAGCTATCCCCAGCCTACATCCTCTACATGGCAGGACGCTATGAACTCAAGCGTCACGGCAGGTCAGACTCGCCCTTCCCCCCAGAGCAGGCACACAAAGTCAGCTCGCTCGTCAACAAGATGGTGAACCTGACAGAAAGTGTGATTCAG AAGCAGCAAGTTATGGCTGGAGCTCTGGTATTCTGGATGGCCAACATCTCAGAGTTCCTGAACTTTATCAAGCTGGACAAGGACCTGAGCCTGGTGACACAGCAAGCCCAAGATGCCCTGGCCCATCTGGTGCACAAAGCTTTCAA GAGTCTGGTTTACTGTCTACAGATGGACTTGAAAAAACACATGACAGGGTTCCTGATTGACCCTGAGAGAGAGGATCAACTCCCTGGAATAG AAGGAGTGGTGAACACTTTGACGGCCACCATGTCTCTGCTGCGTCGCAGCCGGGTCAACCCCGCCCTCACCATTCAGCTCTTCTCGCAGCTGTTCCACTTCATCAGCGCCTGGCTCTTCAACAGGCTGCTGAGTGTGGAGGCCAGCACCCTGGGCCTGCGGTCCCACTACTGGGGGGCGGCCCTCCGCCAGAGGCTGACCGCCATCGAGGACTGGGCTGAACgacaggggctggagctggctgCGGACTGCCACCTGGGACGCATCCTTCAG GCAACAATGCTTCTGACCATGAACAAGTATTCCATGCAAGATGCGAAAGACATCCAGAAGGCCACCTTTAAACTGAATTCCCTGCAGCTTAAAAAGCTGATGAACAGCTACCTTTACGCTACCAAGGAGCCACTTATCCCCCCT GGCTTGATTGACAGTGTGGTGGCCCAAGCAAAGGTGTCTGCAGATGAGCTTCTGCACTCCGAGGGGCGggacctggagctggaggagagcttGGACCTGCAGCTGCCCTTTCTGCTCCCTGACGGGGGGTACTCCTGCGACACCGTACAGGGCATCCCGCATGGCTTCAGGGAGTTCCTGGAACCCATTTGCCGCAAAG gcctctgcACCCTGatttctctcccccactccaACGGCCTGTGGACTGTGTTCTTTGCTGGAGCCAGCACCCCGTCCTCAGGGAGTGTAAACCTG CCAGTGGGTAGAGATCCAGAGGTTGTGATCATCACGCTGAAGAAACCCTTGAACTGTGGAATGGGGGTCAGCATTGTGGCTGCCAAG GGAGCAGGGCATGGCAACCTTGGAATTTATGTCAAATCTATTGTCAAGGGAGGATCAGCTGAAATG GACGGGAGGTTGGCTGCTGGAGATCAGCTGTTAAGTGTGGATGGACAAACCCTGGTGGGAATTTCTCAAGAAAG GGCAGCAGGTATCATGATGAAGACCGGACCAGTTGTGACCCTCCAGGTCGCAAAACTGGGAGCATGTTTCCATGGCCTGGATGCTTTGCTCTATCAACCACCCTCAAAGAAAACAATGG ATGGAAGTCATCAGAGCATCTCAACGCCAAATGAGAAGTCCCCCGTTCTGAACATTGGTGTCGATCTGAGTACCTCGGGACTTTGGGGGGCCCAGCACGGAGCCGGCAGGAGAAGGCAGGAGCAGCTGCTACTCAAGAACAGACAGCTTTATCGCTCCAACCCCAACATGATTG CTGTGGTCTCACACGAGAGAGAACCTGCTGATCCTGTTGAGATACAAGGACAAATCTTGGCTGTCTCCACCCACGATATTTGCTTTGAT gagAGTCTAAGGGAGTACCAGACGCTGCCAGCACCAAGATCTCAGGACAGGAAAGCCCCAGCTAAACATGAAAGACAACTTCAGAGCCCCAGAGTTACTTTCAGTCCTCTTGAAGAATACATCCCTGACAGGAGGGCTTACATG CGTATTGGGAATGCACTCAAGTTTACATTTGGTTATTTCCCCCCAAAGAGACATGCACACTCTCAGGACAACCTGTGTGTTGAGACTGTGGCGCCCCTAGTGGAAAAGCCACAGGGGCAGACCAGAGGGAGGATGAGTCACCAGGCCTCTGTCCCTGTCCGCTCCTGCATCTCAACCCATGACCTCCGCCTCAAGCTCCCTCCGGCTGCCAGGCACCATCAGAGCAACCGTCAAAGTGGGTCAGGTTACTGGAGAACGCCAGCCATACAGAACCCAGTAACCTCAATACAGCCAATACGCATAGACATCCCTGCAACAAGGCCAATTgacacccaccctcccctcaccaccttCAGGCAAAACCCAACTTTGCTGACGATGACGTTGAGCCAAAGCTCAAATGGTGATGAAAAAACACAGCTTATCAATCAGGGGATGAGCTTCCAGAATCATGCAGGTCCTTCTTCCCCAAACCAGAAGCTTCCACAAGCGTCTGTGAAATCCCAGCCGCTGCAACAACAGCCGAGCATCTATCAAGAACAGCAGAACAGAGCTCCGACAGTCCTCTTTCCGCCAAAACAGACCTCCCCTCTGAAGCCGTCTCCTCAGCAGCAGCCAGGTGTTATCTCCCCCAACCAACAAAACCTGTTCTCAGATCTCCACCGGGAGCTGTCCGGCTGCAGCGGCTTGTCCCCAGACCCCTGGAAGAGGGCGGCCCGGGAGGCACTGGAGAAGCAGCAACGGCTCCAGGTGGTGGCCCTGCTGGAGCGCGAGCTACGGGAGCTGCAGGCCAAGGCCCAGCACACCCCCGAGGAGAAGGACAGGCTCCGCAGGGTGGACCTGGAGTggcagttccagaagaggctgCAGGAGTTCCAGCAGAACGGAcacgacgaggaggaggaggaggaggacagggacgtGAGGATGATCATGCAGCAACTGGAGGTCGAGGACAAGACACAG CTACAAGGGAAGGATCCCTGCAAACTCCAGCAGCACATTGATGAAAACACCAACCCTTCAAGAGAGGACAAGAAAATCACTTCATCAGGTATGAAGAACTTTTGTTTCATTTTAACTTACATATTTGTTGTTTCCTACTGTGAAAACATGGCTTGTAGCATTTGTGTTAATTCGACAGTATCGTTTACAATGTTTTGTTTGACATTTTTAGGGATGGATAAAGGTTATAATGGATCTGACAAACTTGACTTGCATACCATGAAACCAGAGGAGTAA
- the gng2 gene encoding guanine nucleotide-binding protein G(I)/G(S)/G(O) subunit gamma-2 — translation MASNNTASIAQARKLVEQLKMEANIDRIKVSKAAADLMSYCEAHAKEDPLLSPVPASENPFREKKFFCAIL, via the exons ATGGCAAGCAACAACACAGCCAGCATTGCACAAGCCAGGAAACTGGTGGAGCAGCTGAAGATGGAGGCCAACATCGACAGGATAAAG GTGTCGAAAGCAGCAGCAGATCTAATGTCTTACTGCGAAGCTCACGCCAAAGAAGACCCACTGCTGTCCCCCGTACCAGCCTCTGAGAACCCGTTCAGAGAGAAGAAGTTCTTCTGCGCCATCCTGTAA